A window of Thermodesulfovibrionales bacterium genomic DNA:
AGTTTGCTGAGTGGGCTGTAGTTCACGGTAATTACTACGGCACATCAAGAAAGACTATAGATGACCTTATGGAAAGAAACATAGATGTCCTGCTTGATATAGATGTGCAGGGTGCAAAACAGATAAAGGTCCTTTATCCTGAGGCAGTCCTCGTATTTATAATGCCTCCTTCTTTTGAAGAATTAAAGAAGAGACTCTATTCCAGAGGGGCAGAAAACCTTGAATTGAGACTAAGGAGAGCCTTTGATGAGATGAAGGAGTATTATTTTTATAATTATGTTATAATAAATGACAATCTTGAAAAGGCTATAAGTGACCTCAGGTCTATTATAATCAGTGAGAGATTGAAGGTTGAAAGATTTGACCCTGATTTCTTAAATAAATTTTATCCCGTTGTATAAATAAAGGAGGTATCTTTATGGATATAATATCTCTTCCCATTGAGATTGACAAATCAAAGATAGACAGCAGGTTCAGGCTTGTAAATATTGCAGCCCAGAGGGCTAAAGAACTCTCTCTTGGTGCAAAGAAAAAGATACAGACAAAATCAAAGAAGGTAACCACAATAGCTCTTGAAGAGGCTCTTGAGGGAAAACTTGAATACATCGTAGGTGAAGAGGCAGCCAGGGCAAGGGAGGAGGAGAGGAAGTTTGATTACAGAAAACTCCTTGAGGAGCGTAGAAGGGTACCTGCTGATATAAAGGAACTTGAAAAAGACCTCAAGGTCTATCTTCATGGTAAGGAGGAGGAAAGCAGGGACCTTTCAGAACTCTTTTCCAATGAGAGACAGAAGGATATTGAAGAATAAGAATGTCCTCCTCGGTCTCTCAGGAAGCATAGCAGTCTACAGAACAGTAGAACTTGCAAGAAGGCTTACCCAGGCTGGCGCCGCAGTTGAATCCATTCTTACTCTTTCTGCCTCAAAATTCATTAATCCCCTTCTAATGGAGTCTGTCACAGGCAGAAAGGTTTATACCAACACCTTCCAGAGTCCTATGGCTCATATTGAGCTTGCTCAGACTGCAGATCTACTTGTAGTTGCACCTGCAACAGCAAACATAATAGGTAAATTTGCTTCAGGCATTGCTGACGACCTTCTCTCCACAGTATTTCTTGCAATGGCTAACTCAAAAGTTCTGATTGCTCCAGCCATGAACTGGAGGATGTATGAAAACCCTGCTGTACAGGAGAATATAACAAGGCTTAAAACAAGGGGTGTGAATTTTATAGGGCCTGAAGCAGGACAGCTCTGTTGTGGAGAAGAAGGATACGGAAGGATGTCAGATATTGAAGATATAATGGATGAAATTGAGAGTCTTCTTACAGAAAAGGATTTAAAAGGGTTCAGGGTTCTTGTTACTGCAGGTCCGACGAGGGAGTACATTGATCCTGTCAGATTTATTTCTAACAGGTCATCCGGGAAGATGGGATTTGCCCTTGCAAAGGTTGCAAGGAAGAGAGGAGCAGATGTAACAATTGTGAGCGGTCCTGTATCCATAAGACCACCCTATGGAGTAAATATTATAAAGGTAGAGACGACAGGTGAGATGAGGGATGCTATAATGTCGGTCATATCTAATGTGGATATGGTATTTATGGCTGGAGCACCCGCTGATTTTACCTGTAAGAAAGAGGCTGAGAAGATAAGGAGAACCGGCCAGGGAGATAAAAGCACCTTGCTTCTGGAACTCCAGCCAACACCTGATATAATAGGAGAAATAGGAAGATTGCCAGAGAAACCCTTCCTTGTTGGTTTTGCTGCTGAGACATCAGAAGACGTAGAGAAGGCAAGGGAAAAGCTTACCCATAAAGGACTTGATATGATCGTTCTTAATAATGTAATGGAGCAGGGAGCAGGTTTTGATGCTGATACAAACAGGGTTTTAATTATAGATAAAAATTCTGTAATCCCGACAGAACTCTTACCAAAGGAAGAGATTGCATCTATTATAATTGATAAGACATTAGAAAAAATGGCTGCCAGATAAATTTTAAATCTATCAGGGAGGTCCCATGAGTTCAGAAAAAAAGAAAAGGGTTTTAAAGCTCGGTCTTCCTAAAGGAAGTCTTCAGGAATCCACATTAAAACTTTTCAGAAAGGCCGGATACAGAATAGATGTATCTCCAAGGTCTTATTATCCACAGTTTGATGACCCCGAGATAGAATCCATGCTCATAAGGGCCCAGGAGATGGCAAGATATGTGGAGGATGGAGTGCTTGATTGTGGTCTTACAGGTCTTGACTGGATACTGGACAGTAATGCTGATGTCAGGGAGGTTGCTGAACTAAGATACGCAAAGGAAGGTTTCAGGCCTGTTAGATGGGTTGTGGCAGTACCAATGGACTCAAAGATAAAGACACTTAAAGATTTAAGTGGTAAAAGAATAGCAACAGAGCTCGTTAATTTCACGAAGAGATTTCTAAAATCAAAAGGTATTGAAGCTCAGGTTGATTTCTCCTGGGGGGCCACAGAGATAAAACCACCCTATCTTGCTGATGCAATTGTGGAGCTGACAGAGACAGGTACATCCCTCAGGGCTAATAATTTGAGAATTGTTGAGACCATCCTTGAATCCACTACAAGGTTTATAGCAAACAAACAGGCATGGAAGGATCACTGGAAAAGAGAAAAGATGGAGAATATATGCCTTCTTCTTCAGGGCGCACTTGCTGCAGAGGATAAGGTTGGATTGAAGATGAATGTTCATGAGAAGGACCTGAAGGCAGTTTTATCACACCTGCCTGCCATGCACGCACCAACAATTGCAGAGCTTACAGAAAAGGGCTGGTATGACCTTGATGTGGTTATAGATGAAAAACTAGTCAGGGACCTTATACCGAGACTCAAAAAAGCTGGTGCTACAGGTATAGTAGAATACCAGCTTAACAAGGTGATACCCTGAAAGAAGCTTCTGAAAAATTTCAAGGCTACCCTTTTAATATAGATTATTTATGTCCAGTGAATGTAAAAAGTTTAGCAATTGTTTATGTTTGTAGGTTTTTAAATCATAGATATTTTTTTAGAAATTTCATAAAGAGAATTCAAATTATGAGAATATGGACAGAAAATATATCGCTTCTTTAATCCGTAAAGAAATCCTGGATCTTGAAGGATACAGGCCAGAGGTCATAAGGGCAAGGATAAAGCTTGATGCCAATGAATGCCCGTACAGCCCCTTCAGGTCTTTATGCTTCGAGGGCATTGAGCTTAACAGGTATCCTGATCCAGAAGCAAAGAAACTAAGAAAAGAGCTTGCCAGACTCTGGGCAGTGAAGCCGGAAAATATTCTTCATGGCAATGGCTCTGATGAGCTGATATATTATCTTATCTCTGTAGCAGGAGGACCTGTCCTGTACCCTGTACCCACATTCAGCATGTACGGAATT
This region includes:
- the rpoZ gene encoding DNA-directed RNA polymerase subunit omega; the encoded protein is MDIISLPIEIDKSKIDSRFRLVNIAAQRAKELSLGAKKKIQTKSKKVTTIALEEALEGKLEYIVGEEAARAREEERKFDYRKLLEERRRVPADIKELEKDLKVYLHGKEEESRDLSELFSNERQKDIEE
- the gmk gene encoding guanylate kinase produces the protein MKLRGNLIVVSAPSGAGKTTLCSAVLKSLERIAFSISYTTRKPREGEVNGVDYYFVSEKDFKEMIDRGEFAEWAVVHGNYYGTSRKTIDDLMERNIDVLLDIDVQGAKQIKVLYPEAVLVFIMPPSFEELKKRLYSRGAENLELRLRRAFDEMKEYYFYNYVIINDNLEKAISDLRSIIISERLKVERFDPDFLNKFYPVV
- the hisG gene encoding ATP phosphoribosyltransferase, producing MSSEKKKRVLKLGLPKGSLQESTLKLFRKAGYRIDVSPRSYYPQFDDPEIESMLIRAQEMARYVEDGVLDCGLTGLDWILDSNADVREVAELRYAKEGFRPVRWVVAVPMDSKIKTLKDLSGKRIATELVNFTKRFLKSKGIEAQVDFSWGATEIKPPYLADAIVELTETGTSLRANNLRIVETILESTTRFIANKQAWKDHWKREKMENICLLLQGALAAEDKVGLKMNVHEKDLKAVLSHLPAMHAPTIAELTEKGWYDLDVVIDEKLVRDLIPRLKKAGATGIVEYQLNKVIP
- the coaBC gene encoding bifunctional phosphopantothenoylcysteine decarboxylase/phosphopantothenate--cysteine ligase CoaBC, whose product is MRDRRILKNKNVLLGLSGSIAVYRTVELARRLTQAGAAVESILTLSASKFINPLLMESVTGRKVYTNTFQSPMAHIELAQTADLLVVAPATANIIGKFASGIADDLLSTVFLAMANSKVLIAPAMNWRMYENPAVQENITRLKTRGVNFIGPEAGQLCCGEEGYGRMSDIEDIMDEIESLLTEKDLKGFRVLVTAGPTREYIDPVRFISNRSSGKMGFALAKVARKRGADVTIVSGPVSIRPPYGVNIIKVETTGEMRDAIMSVISNVDMVFMAGAPADFTCKKEAEKIRRTGQGDKSTLLLELQPTPDIIGEIGRLPEKPFLVGFAAETSEDVEKAREKLTHKGLDMIVLNNVMEQGAGFDADTNRVLIIDKNSVIPTELLPKEEIASIIIDKTLEKMAAR